A genomic region of Synechococcales cyanobacterium T60_A2020_003 contains the following coding sequences:
- a CDS encoding extracellular solute-binding protein, with translation MIKGWRSRRWTLLGLVLLGFLAVRLIAGCTAAAPITLSIAMSGAEAERWASLVETFEQQHPNIQVQIVEGPNNTDDLEKLYSQAFEQNSKRFDLVYADTIWVPHFAASGWLLDLSDRLPEADLADFLPGDLNGGRYQGQLYRIPLRSDIGVLHYRKDLLSKAGLQPPSTFEDMMAIAKTLQSQQSAKWGYVWQGRPYEGLTAMFVEVLAGYGGFWLKPDTREIGLAQPEAIQAVNFLRRTIKDG, from the coding sequence ATGATCAAAGGGTGGCGATCGCGGCGATGGACGTTGCTGGGTCTGGTACTTCTAGGATTTTTGGCTGTTCGGCTCATCGCAGGCTGTACCGCTGCCGCGCCGATTACGCTTTCGATTGCGATGTCTGGTGCCGAGGCAGAGCGGTGGGCATCCTTAGTCGAAACCTTTGAACAGCAGCATCCCAATATTCAGGTACAAATTGTTGAAGGGCCAAATAACACCGACGATCTAGAAAAGTTGTATAGCCAAGCCTTTGAGCAGAACAGCAAACGGTTTGATCTGGTGTATGCTGACACGATTTGGGTGCCCCATTTTGCGGCTTCGGGTTGGCTGCTGGATTTGAGCGATCGCCTGCCAGAAGCTGACCTCGCTGACTTTTTACCGGGCGACCTCAATGGTGGACGCTATCAAGGGCAGCTTTACCGGATTCCCCTCCGCTCAGATATCGGGGTCTTGCACTACCGTAAAGACCTTCTGTCCAAGGCAGGTCTACAGCCTCCCTCGACCTTTGAAGACATGATGGCGATCGCCAAAACGCTTCAGTCTCAGCAATCTGCCAAATGGGGCTATGTGTGGCAGGGACGTCCCTACGAAGGACTCACCGCGATGTTCGTAGAAGTGCTAGCGGGTTACGGTGGATTTTGGCTCAAACCGGACACGCGGGAAATCGGTTTAGCGCAACCCGAAGCGATTCAGGCCGTCAACTTCCTGCGGCGCACCATCAAAGACGGC
- a CDS encoding bifunctional sterol desaturase/short chain dehydrogenase: MLIESLLIQSGLGLASILLAELVRDFYHVAGHYWQPIQASHTLHHKAYRRDLSIVSQAAYCKAQLYNDVPEAAVMVGVVGIIALLVHSLGMVLGVVYSAGFLVTALARSQGWLLWTDYTHEPGDLTEIPSVWRVNRSYHWRHHFDQGNAYFCGHFTMVDKMLGTSLSLKGKVIAITGASGTMGQALMRELAQQGAKIIALTTSDTLQPDPSIRSMQVIQWQPGQEEELGDRLRYVDILILNHGMNVYGDRTPQAIEKALDVNALSAWRMAEVFFSTVDGPTDRATKELWVNTSEAEVNPALSPLYELSKRLMGDILTLRRLDSPCVIRKIILGPFKSNLNPYGIMPPTWVAKAVVALAKRDVRNIIVTVNPLTYLAFPVKEMSKSLYFRAFSKGDRR, from the coding sequence ATGCTGATTGAATCATTGCTTATCCAATCGGGGCTGGGACTGGCATCCATTCTACTGGCCGAGCTAGTGCGCGATTTCTACCATGTTGCAGGCCACTACTGGCAACCCATCCAGGCGTCCCATACTCTTCATCACAAAGCCTATCGGCGCGATCTCAGTATCGTCAGTCAGGCGGCCTATTGCAAGGCGCAGCTTTACAACGACGTGCCGGAAGCCGCTGTTATGGTCGGGGTTGTCGGTATCATCGCGCTGCTGGTTCATAGCCTTGGTATGGTGTTGGGGGTGGTGTACTCGGCTGGATTTTTAGTGACGGCACTGGCGCGATCGCAAGGGTGGCTGCTCTGGACCGACTACACCCACGAACCCGGCGATTTGACGGAAATTCCGAGCGTTTGGCGCGTGAATCGGTCGTACCACTGGCGACACCACTTTGATCAGGGCAATGCTTACTTTTGCGGACACTTTACGATGGTGGATAAAATGTTGGGAACCAGTTTGTCCCTCAAAGGAAAAGTCATCGCGATTACAGGCGCATCGGGCACCATGGGGCAAGCGTTGATGCGCGAACTCGCCCAGCAAGGCGCAAAAATTATCGCACTAACGACATCGGACACACTTCAGCCCGATCCGAGTATTCGTTCAATGCAGGTGATCCAGTGGCAACCTGGACAGGAAGAGGAACTGGGCGATCGCCTTCGGTACGTGGATATTTTGATCCTCAACCACGGGATGAACGTTTACGGCGATCGCACGCCCCAGGCCATTGAAAAAGCCCTCGACGTCAACGCCCTTTCGGCGTGGCGCATGGCCGAGGTATTTTTTAGCACGGTCGATGGCCCCACCGATCGCGCGACCAAGGAACTCTGGGTCAATACCTCAGAGGCAGAGGTCAATCCCGCCCTCAGCCCCCTCTACGAACTGTCAAAACGGTTGATGGGAGATATTCTGACCCTGCGCCGATTGGACTCCCCTTGCGTGATTCGCAAGATTATTCTGGGGCCGTTCAAAAGTAATCTCAACCCCTACGGCATCATGCCACCCACCTGGGTTGCCAAGGCCGTTGTTGCCCTTGCTAAGCGGGATGTTCGCAATATCATTGTGACGGTGAATCCCCTCACCTATCTCGCGTTTCCGGTTAAAGAAATGTCTAAATCACTGTATTTTCGAGCTTTCTCGAAGGGCGATCGCCGTTGA
- a CDS encoding glycosyltransferase family 2 protein translates to MPDSSWFPKDYALDALEDELESLEALMPELTDSDPMGSYFERGLAGRRRKAAMTLTVVWSIVIGLHLVSWGIWVVLGLTFLMTLHAIRVLTARPDPLPEPLPSTGRPEDFPYVSILVSAKNEESVIKSLVKDLCNLDYPSDRYDLWVIDDYSTDRTPILLDQLVEEHPQLNVLHRTADAQGGKSGALNQAYVLTKGDIIAVFDADAQVPPDLLRRALPLFQRENVGAVQVQKAIAQATRTDGSEKNFWIRGQVAEMALDSYFQQQRTAIGGIGELRGNGQFVRRTAIDHCGGWNEQTITDDLDLTIRLHLNRWDVDFLVFPAVEEEGVTRAIALWHQRNRWAEGGYQRYLDYWRLIVRNRMGMHKTIDLFMFWLTQYILPTAAIPDFLMAIARSSSPILNPVAGLVLSMSLIGMFQGIWRTQVQLQGRKPSIQVVFSTFVQTLRGLVYMAHWFAIVASTTARISVRPKRLKWVKTIHQGSDDLWLDVQEQSQ, encoded by the coding sequence ATGCCAGATTCCTCCTGGTTTCCGAAAGATTACGCCTTAGACGCGTTAGAAGACGAACTAGAGTCCCTAGAAGCGCTCATGCCCGAATTGACCGATTCGGATCCTATGGGTAGCTACTTTGAACGGGGCTTGGCAGGACGTCGTCGCAAAGCCGCCATGACCTTGACGGTGGTATGGAGTATTGTCATTGGCCTACACCTCGTATCGTGGGGAATTTGGGTAGTCCTGGGTTTGACGTTTTTGATGACCCTTCACGCGATCCGCGTATTGACCGCTCGCCCAGACCCGCTGCCGGAGCCATTACCGTCTACAGGTCGCCCTGAAGATTTCCCCTACGTTTCAATCTTGGTATCGGCGAAGAACGAAGAGTCTGTAATTAAATCACTAGTGAAGGATCTGTGCAATCTAGACTATCCAAGCGATCGCTACGATCTTTGGGTGATTGACGACTACAGCACCGATCGCACTCCCATCCTTCTGGATCAGTTGGTGGAAGAACACCCGCAACTGAATGTCCTCCATCGGACAGCGGATGCCCAAGGCGGCAAGTCGGGAGCGCTGAATCAAGCCTATGTCCTTACCAAAGGCGACATCATCGCTGTCTTTGATGCCGATGCCCAAGTACCGCCCGATTTATTGCGGCGAGCGTTACCCCTATTTCAGCGCGAGAACGTGGGCGCTGTACAGGTGCAGAAGGCGATCGCCCAAGCCACCCGCACGGACGGTTCGGAAAAGAATTTCTGGATTCGAGGCCAAGTCGCGGAAATGGCCTTGGATAGTTACTTCCAGCAGCAGCGCACTGCCATCGGCGGCATCGGAGAACTGCGGGGGAACGGTCAGTTTGTACGCCGCACAGCCATTGACCACTGCGGCGGATGGAACGAGCAAACCATTACGGATGATCTGGATTTGACTATTCGCCTCCATCTCAACCGTTGGGATGTCGATTTTCTGGTTTTTCCAGCGGTAGAAGAAGAGGGCGTTACCCGAGCGATCGCCCTTTGGCATCAGCGGAATCGCTGGGCAGAAGGGGGCTACCAACGGTATTTAGACTACTGGCGGCTGATCGTGCGAAACCGCATGGGGATGCACAAAACTATTGATTTATTTATGTTCTGGCTGACGCAGTATATTTTGCCCACCGCCGCCATTCCCGACTTTTTGATGGCGATCGCCCGGAGTTCTTCCCCTATCCTCAACCCAGTAGCAGGTCTGGTTCTATCGATGTCCTTAATTGGGATGTTTCAGGGAATTTGGCGGACTCAGGTTCAGCTTCAGGGACGAAAACCCTCCATCCAGGTAGTCTTTAGTACTTTTGTTCAAACCCTGCGGGGACTGGTGTATATGGCTCACTGGTTTGCCATTGTTGCCAGCACGACGGCTCGCATCTCTGTCCGCCCCAAGCGTCTGAAGTGGGTGAAAACCATTCACCAAGGCTCGGATGACCTCTGGTTAGACGTCCAAGAACAATCCCAGTAA